A stretch of the Lolium perenne isolate Kyuss_39 chromosome 3, Kyuss_2.0, whole genome shotgun sequence genome encodes the following:
- the LOC127339882 gene encoding B3 domain-containing protein Os03g0212300-like — MSSSSKWEWEFEFIVVLNGDPLSIQRLPDKFAEFVAGNEPAALQLREAGGGFCRWPVDVLLDGREKMYLHTGWEEFARFYGLQAGCVLTFSYQGDEQVSVKVFDGTSCRRHYHGDDKEEED; from the coding sequence ATGTCATCGTCTTCCAAGTGGGAGTGGGAGTTCGAGTTCATCGTTGTCCTTAATGGCGACCCACtcagcatccagaggctgccggacaagttcgccgagttcgtcgctgGCAATGAGCCGGCCGCGCTGCAGCTTCGGGAGGCTGGCGGCGGTTTCTGCCGGTGGCCGGTGGACGTGCTCCTTGACGGGCGCgagaagatgtacctccacaccggCTGGGAGGAGTTCGCACGCTTCTACGGCCTCCAAGCCGGCTGCGTGCTCACATTCTCGTACCAAGGCGACGAGCAGGTGAGCGTAAAGGTGTTCGACGGCACGTCCTGCCGCCGGCACTACCACGGCGATGACAAAGAGGAGGAAGATTGA